The window GTAACAATAGcctttactttttttaaatatttatattattttcgagTTAACATGTAATCTTAATCTTGATTAAGAATTGACAATAGAATATTTTGGAAAGTCCGAATATTGCAAAGCTATTACCTAAGAAATAGTGTTCACATTGATTCCAAATCATCAATTTATTAAGATCATAGGCTGAAAATTTAAACCATCTTAaaagtttaaatttaataaCTCTAAATCTAATTTGTTAATTCACAATACAACTCAAcacaaaaccaaaatcctaataTCTCATCATTAAAATGAGCTCAAAAGTTAAAGGAAGACTAAAACCATCTCCAACCAGGACGGATACAGGGAGGAGCCCGTGAGACTTCGGCCGCCGGAACCACTATGACTACGAGTAATTTCGGCCCTCTCCATCTCCATAAAATTTGAGGATGTAGTTGTTTCGGCCTCCTGTTTTCAAGAAATTTAGGTCGGGTGCTAAATAGGCACCCCAAAATTGGTCCATGTCCTGTTAAGCTCTCtctaaatctaaaattttaatttttttagcctGCTAGGTTCTCtctaaatctaaaattttaattttttttagactgTTAAGCtttttctaaatccaaatttttttttttttgcctgttagaccatctctaaatctaaaattctaaattgTTTTTTTTGCATGTTAATCCCTTCTTGAAccaaaattctaaattttttcgCCTATTATGcctttttaaatccaaatttttttggcCTATTAGACCTAAAaccgattttttctattagacaatttttttacatgtaagAATCTTATAATATAACTTAATTTTGTGAAGTTTTACattggtacttaaaaattggtttttgACCACTTAGATTATaacacatatataaaaaaaaattgaacatgtTCGtattagtatatttttttttcacaccACGTGTAAATTCGGCCCTCTACCAAACAATCCTGTATTCACCACTGTTTCCAACTATCTACTctatattttctattttgtgTTTACATAAACTTTAACAACCAAATGATTTGATCATTCACTATCtaaacttattaaatctaagccttatGATGTTTTGAATCTTCAAATTAGAATTCTATTAAGCTTAAATGACCAAATACTACATTATTACTAAGGCTCTGTTTGATAACCcctttcagcacttaaaattaatACATTAAGTGCTTATTGGATTTAAGTTTGTTTGATAACACAACttaaatatttcagttaagtcaCCGAATCACTTATTCTGGTAAGTCAAaagatttaacttaaaattttaatttgaacattattaattaatatttttaaattcaatacttatttttagtatttatcaaacaattatatcatttaatactttcagcatttataatattcagcgcttaaaattcaatacttattttttcagcacttaattttaagttttatcaaacgcCACCTAAGATCTATATGATACATTATTACTAAACATGTGATgattattttttcagcacttaattttaagttttatcaaacgcCACCTAAGATCTATATGATACATTATTACTAAACATGTGATAAAAATCTCTTTCGCTTTATTCATAACTCTAAAAAACATATTccctttaaaaaattaatatttatcatattttatttcattgataataattaaaataataatttatctcaattaaaaaaaattcaattgattgttattattatgtttttatcTCCTTAGCAATAATTAAAGTCATAATTTTTAATAAcactaaataattaaaattaaaaagttagctAAATAGTAGAAGTGGCGTCAATTAAAAACATACAAATAAAAAACACtcacaaattaaaatacatCAAAGTAATATttctttctcaaaaaaaaataaataataatatttgtttattattaaaaattaataaactatTGGTGGGGTCATTCGTGACTGTCATGGGGATTGGGTGGCTGGTTTTTGTCAGAAGATTGGTAAAGGGTCCTCCTATGATGCGGAGCTTTGGGGCCTCTTCTCTGGTATCTCTCTTGCTTCAAATAAGGGCTACCGTTTGATTGAGATTGAATctgataattataaaattgtggATGCTCTTAATGGAGATGGCGTTACTAGTTGCATTGGTCGAAATCTCTTTAAAGATATTAAGCATCTTCTCATGAATTTTGAGGGTGTTCGGGTTCGTCATGTTTTACGGGAGCAGATTGCTGATTTTTTGGCTGGTCTGGCTCATGATTTTGACTTCGGAGTCTCTGTCCTTTCTTTCCCGCCACATGAGATTCGAAAGCTGCTCTTAGACGACCTTTTAGGTGTTAGCTTTCCGAGGATGATTATGCCTTAGTTTTTTTATGTGTTTTCTTTTCatgtttaccaaaaaaaaataataataataataataaaatattggtAAACTTCACTCGAGTAATAAGCATTTTGGTACTTCAGTTCACATACCATCAACCATCAGAGTACTAAAAATGAATTTAGATCCTTTGAGACACATGGTGAACTTTGAAATGacctttttctttatttattttaaatagcaATATTATcggaaattaaaataaataactcaTATTGCTCTTGGTGTTATTTGTTGAATCAGTCTGAGTCCCCATATAATTTGATTTCATTTCTGATGAATTAACAATCAAGGAAGAAACAAGCAAGAAACAGCACACTTTATTAGATTACAAAAATGAAATCAGAAGATGCAGTTACTCCATGCTTATAATGCACCTCAGAGACTCTCCTTTAAGCATGTACTCAAATGCTTTGTTTATCTCCGAGAAATGGATACTGTGAGTTATGAATTTCTCCACTTCCAGCTCCTGCACATGCACATATCCCATTGTTATTATATGTActttatacaatttcatatctATGAACACAGACTATCCTATCTATGGGATATACCTTGTTCATGTACTTTTCCACAACAGAAGGAAGATCTGTTCGAGGCTTGTAATTGCCAAAGAATGTTCCCTTAAGAGTTCTCTCATTCAGCAGATTcactggatgtgttttgaatgCATCATCCTTGTTAGGCACACCTACTAGTACTGCAACCCCCCATCCCTGCCAATTTAACTACATCAATTTACACCCATACTCACTACAATTCAATCACACTTTAATAATACCCAAGTAATTACATCATGAACGCATTCAAATGCTGACATCATGGCTTGGATGCTTCCAGTGCATTCCACACTCCTATCAACCCCTCCGTCCGTCATATCAGCAATCACCTGACCAAATGTAGTATTAAACACCTCCAACTAATTAACAGACTTTATCCTAATAATAAGAATTACACTCTTAAGACTTCTCAAGTCACACAAACAAAATGTAGGACTAATGCATACTTGAATAGGCACTGTTCAATCTCTATAAAGAACCAAACATGTGAAAATGTCAACAGGAAATAATCACATTAAGAACATAAGTATTGCAAGAAGCCTCAGAACCCACCTGTTGAACAGGCCTGTCATAATCTTTTGGATTAACAAACTCAGTAACACCAAATTGCTTCGCTGCATAACACAAGTATTTTAACCATCGTCAATACAATAATGTGCTGCTGGACTCAacatctcaaaaaaaaaaaaaatacagtatTCATCCAGCTACAATTTAGTACCTTGTTCAAATCGGCTGGGATTCAAATCCACACCAATGATTCTTGAAGCTCCTGCTATCCTGGCCCCTTCAGCagcctaaaagttaaaataaaaaataattgtcAGAATAACTCCAGGCAAGTCTCATACACTTAAGAAACAAAACATGGAAACAAACTTACAGCAAGGCCAACAGCACCTAGCCCAAAAATTGCAACAGATTGACCCTTTTTCGGTTTTGCAACATTTAAAGTGGCACCAAGACCTTCAGGAAAAAAGCCCCAAATAGTTGTTAATTAGTAGAAATTCAATCAAGGAAATGCAACAGCACAGTTATTATTATCAATATTTTGTTGTACAGAAGAGGAAGTGTCAAAGTTTTGTTCAAACCTGTAGAGATTCCACAGCTGAGAACACAGACTTTGTCAAGAGGCGCTTCAGGGTTGATCTTGGCAACACAGCCGACATGGACTACAGTGTATTCGCTAAATGTAGAGGTTCCTAAGAAGTGGTAAATAGGCTTCCCATTGATAGAGAACCTTGACTTGCCATCAGTTAACATAACACCCCTATCAGTGTTGATCCTGAGAAGGTCACACATATTGCTCTCTTCTGACTTACAATGGCGGCAATCCCCACATTCCCCAGTAAAGACTGGGAGGACATGGTCACCTGGTCGGAGATCAGTCACTCCAGGACCAACACTCTCCACAATTCtatattccaaaaaaaaaaaaaaaaaaggccacAGAAATATGTCAATTTAATGAATCAGAAAGTGCAATGCAATTTCTTGTTCACTTCAGAGCTTGTAAAGATGTGCTTACCCACTAGCTTCATGCCCGAATATGCGAGGAAATAATGGTGCTTGTCCCTGAAAGGAAACAGAAGAGAAGATACTTAAATTCAAAGACAATCAGCCCCAGCTCCAACAATCCGATTGCAGAATACACTTGATGTACTAGACATTCAAGCCTGATAAAGGGCAAACTTGGCCCTTCAAATTGGCTCATAGTAACTTCTAATTTAGTTTATAGGCTCGGAAATGAAATGTGTCAGTTGTTTATTAATACATGGAAATTCTAGAGTCAACATGCGTCAATTTGAACTGATTTTATAAAAAAGATCAGACTGAagaaccaaattaatacttcaATTGATTATGGAGCAAATtcagaggctaaattgacccttaATCATATTCAAACCAGTAAAAGTATatagaatgaatgaatgaatgaaaacATATAATTCAGACCATGTTAGAAAATGCAACGCATTAAACATAATGTTGATcatacttttttctttttctttttggtgcATGAGTTACAGAAATGCTTTTACATGAGAAATGTGAAATGAGTCACCTTAGCTTCCCAAAAGTAAACGTCAGTGTGGCATAAAGAAGTGAAGAGGATCTTCAAACGAACTTCATTAACCTGCGGTGGTGCCACCTCTACTTGTTCAATGATTAAGGGTTTGCCTGCCTCCCATGCCACGGCAGCTGCAATCCCAGTTGCAACAATATATCAATTAGTCACAACAAGTCATGTATCAAATTAAATCAAGATTTATGTTAACAAATCCCCCCATCTATAAGAGTGCTACGTTTAACAACCATCTAAATTACTCAAAAGCAGAAACTGAGAGATGACCAAAAATATCTAAATTGAAAATAGTGTctgaaaaagaaaagcaaaaatcgCAAGATCAGTTAAGATAGAAGACATAATTTGATCCATATAAAAGAAAAGCCGAAGAAAGTAAAGGAAGAGATTAACCAGAAAAAGAAGATATATCAAGGATGGGATCAAGACTAAAATGATGAAAGCAAGATAAAAGAGAAAGACCTTTGCAGCGAATGACCTGACCAACTGTATCAGACATGGCTTCTCCTCTATTGAGTAAAATGGTTGAATTCTGGAAGGAAGGAAGAAACCTTTGCTATATATTGAGCGAGCGTAGAATGGAAATGCAGTGCTTTTTGGTTACCAGTGGCGCATAAGGTTTTCCTATAAAAGCCACGTAGCTACATTCTACTTTCTTTCTCTGTTGTCGGTTTTCCGGATTCTAATTTCTAAGTTTTTCAAcggaaaattaaaattaaatatacaaCTCAGAATTCGATTCTTCtcgaatttttagaattttttattttcatttattaCAAGAATAAAACGACTGTAATGTAACTAATCTACAAAATCAAAAGATTAATTTTACCATAGTTTTGCACTACTACAACCGACCAATTAAAATTGTTGGGCGAGTCATTTTATAGAAAATGattaatgtttaaaaattaCATGCGATATTATTGTATTCATTAAATGTAATACTTTtagaatattttaattttttctcaaATGTGATGTCGTTTTCGGAAGATATTTTGCATTGAGTAGGCCATTGTAGAAACTccttaataaaattgaaaattgagggtgaaaaaaaaatactgaattttaaatatttaataggGTTAAGgggcaaaaatatccctaacgttttgggtcagaagcaattttacccctaacgtctaaaatggtgcaattttgcccctaacgttggtaatttgggtcaattttagacactattataaaacacagatatttttattcattattttgcaccaattgcatatcaattcatttaaaaaaaaagatttcatgttttttataatttaataatagaattgaaaattaatatttataaattcggtgaactttttgattttttttttctaattcgtaccaaagacaatatatttttttattttattattattttttcacatcccaacatatgtttatgatttgttactgataaaatgacgcatgtgtgaagtgtagatgataagattcatgaccgagaagacagtttgatgaattatttctgcaattgactcaatttatcaacgttaggggtaaaattgctcttggctacaaacgttaggggtaaaattgcaccattttagacgttaggggtaaaattgctcctgacccaaaacgttaggggtatttttgcaccttaaccctatttaatataaaaatattagtttttttaatagataaaaatattagttgatagtgtttaattttaaatgttaagttaaatattttgacttattataagtgatttttaacttaattgacTAATTTAAGCGATGGAGAAATCATTCTTATCGAAtatacttaaattaaataaatgtttaacattttaatttaaatgattaaataaGTTATCAAACAAGATTTTAGAGTCGAACGCCCTTCATGTGGTTTTCGCCTGCTGCGCTAGGGTTCTACTTGCGAGCTAGGGTTTGGCCGCCTTGTGGTGCAAGTCCCTTTTGTTTTCGTTTTTACTTCAACTCTTTCACTCATTCGTGTTGTTGCCTATCATAGTATCTCATGGCTGAATCCATAGATGCCCTTCTCTGAAAACTTAAGCTtacggaggaggaggaggatatTGTCATTGAAATCTCTGCGAATTCCACTTCTTCTGCTACACAACCTCTTAATCTGGCGGGGAAGTTAATTTCTGTGAAGCCTTTGAATATAAAATCCATGGCCAACGCTTTCAACAACATTTGGAAGACGAATAAAGGATTTCACTTTAGTGAATGTGATGATAATGTCTTTATAATTGAATTCCAATCTTTTCGTGACAGATAACGGGTGTTGAAGGACTCTCATTGGCACTATCATAAGAATCTGGTGATTATATGGCAATTGAGGGATTGGATTTACTTTCTGAGTTAGATTTCTCTCACTGATGCTTCTAAGTTtgtatgtatgatgttctgctTTCTTGCCATACGGAGGAGATAGTTTTCAAAATTGTCGATTGTCTATGGGAAATTGTAGTGTCTGATGATAATAAGATGAACGGTTGTGCACATTTTCTACGCGTGAAGGTTAATATGGACATTACTCAGCCTCTTTTATGTAGGGTTAAATTGAGAACATGAAGTGGTCAGGATAAATGGGTTAGTTTCCGATATGAAAAACTGCCAAATTTTTGCTATGCTTGTGGGATCATTAATCATGTCCATAAGGACTGTGAAGCTGAGATTGATTAAAAGGAGGACTTTTTTCACTACGATCCATCTCTTGGTGCCACACCAGTGGAAGTGAGACAGGTTGAATGTGGCGTCAAAATTACAAAGGAGACAGGAAAAGAGGATAGGGAGGGGCAGTAGTGATTATACGGAGGATCGAGTGTTCGTCGTGGCCTATTCTTGGGGGATCGTCAGTGTGCTTCCACTGAGGAGTCAGCTTTAGTTAGTTGCATTCCGGCTACGGGGGAGGTAGGGTTCACCAGGGACATGCAATTATGAGTGAAAATATTTCGAATGGGGAAGTTGCACGATTGGTGCATAATCTACAAGGTACAAAATTATTCGTGGATGAGGTGGACTCTTCCCTTAAAGAGTTACCAGTTGAGAATCGTCTGAAACTACACAGGGTGAAATTGAAACCTCTGACACGAGCTTCTAATCGAGGGACTGTGGGTGTCTCGGCAATGGCAGTCACTCACCAAGCTGAACTAAGTACAAAACACCAATTTGCTGATATGGAGGGGCTTGAACTGGAAACTGGAGGGGACAAATGCATGAGATTTAGTACTTATGACCACCAGAGGATGGAGGCCTATGACAGGCCCTGTCCTATATTATGAAAATATTAAGCTAGAACGTCCAAGATTTGGACAATGCATGGATGTTCTGAGCCCTCAAAAATGTCTTGAGGGTTAATTGTCTGGAAGTGTTCTTTCTCATGGAAACAAGGATGCGAAAGAACGGCATTCATTATTTACAGAATGTTTTTACTgattttaatgtatttttttattgacaCCGTCGAGGCAAATGGGGGGGCTTGGGATATATGGCTGGTCGGAAGCTCAATTAAAGAAACATACTTGGGAGCTAATTGGTCATATTGGCAACCTAAACTCTCAACCACTACTTGCTTTTGGGGACTTTAACGAAATTTTGTGGAGCTCGAAGAAATAATGAGGTCGAGTCTATGATAACAGTTCAATGGCTGGATTTCATGAATGTTTGGAGCATTGTATCTCACCATTTTTTACAATGCACAACAGACCTTTACATGGTATAACCGCCAGTCGGTTGACGATGCTATTTGGGAAATTTTGGACCGGTTTCTTAATACACTCGTTTGGCATTAGTTGTACCCAACCACGATAAGAAGTACCCTCTCTCATTTTTGTTTTGATCATAACCCGCTTCTCCTAAATACGAATGAGCCACATTCGagtataaataaatgaaaatcgCATTATCGGTTCGAGAATCTGTGGGTTGGTGACCCAGGATGTCGAAGAATTATTTTGGAAGAGTGGAACTCGACTGCTTCTGTAGGCAAATCTTTCTGCGATAGATAGACAGCGGTGGCTCGGGATTTAGCGGGTTAGAATTGGACGAAGTTTTGATATATTGGGAGGCAGATCAAATTGATCACCAAGTGGCTAGAAGGTTTGCAGCGACAGGCTGACCCGTCAAAGTGTGAGCTAGAATCTGAGTTAGGTATACAATTAAGCAGTCTTTTCGAAAAGGAAAAAATAATATGGAGTCAACGGACGCGGACCGACTGGTTAAAATCAGGTGATCGGAATACCACTTATTTTCATGTTAAAGACTCTACTCGGCACTGTTATAATGTTATTAAACAGATTAAAAATTCAGATGGTGAATGGGTATCTAGCCAAGTAGATATTGCGGCAGTTATTTTCGGTTATTTTGAGGAAATATTCACTCTTCAGGTCCGAATGTGGGTACCGAGTTTATCCAGGCTATTGACGCAGTGCTCTTTTCTGATCAATATAATCTATTATGTAAATCGTTTACCCGTGAGGAGGTGGTCAAGGCACTGCAACATATAAACCTGCCAAAAGCCCTGGGCCCAAATGGTATGTCCTCTTGCTTTTATCAATCTTATTGGGATATTATTGGAGATGATGTTACACAGGTTGTGCTTAATTGCCTTAATTCTAGAATTATGCATGAATTGGTGAATCATAGGATGATTGCATTAATGCCTAAAATTAAGAATCTGGAAGCTGTGAAAGATCTTCATCCAATTGCTCTTTATAATGTGCTTTATAAGTTAATTTCCAAAACATTGGCAAATCGGTTAAAGCGGGTCTTACCAAGTATTAGTCATGGGTCACAATCTGCCTTTGTTCTAAGGAGACTCATTACTAACAATGTTATTattgcctttgaagcttttcataGTATGAAAGGGCAATTAAAGGGAAAGAAAGGTAATTTTGCTATAAAGCTTGATATGAGCAAAGCATACGATAGGGTTGAGTGGAGTTTTCTTCGACTTATGATGGAACGAATTGGATTCCCTACCAAATTTATTGAGTTAATTATGCTTTGTGCAGTAGTGTTCACATGAACCTTAATGACCACTGTggatttggtcattcaccgttagatgtaggttgattaaaatcctaaggttgaaattcaaagcatcctaaggcttagatttaatcagccaacatctaatggtgaatgaccaaattgaCATGGTCATCAAGGTCCATGTGAAAAATACCGATGCTTTTGTGTATCCTCTATTGCAATGTCTATTCGAATTAATGGTTTGCTCTTGAAGATTTTTTGTAGCCAACTCGAGGTCTTAGACGGGGAGATCTTATTTCTCCATATTTATTCCTCATATGTGTAGAAGGTCTTTCTGTTACTATTCGACATGCTGAATTTCAAGGAAAGCTTCATGGCATTAGGCTCGGTCGTAATAACTCTCCAAGTATTTCTCATTTGGTCTTCATTCATGATTCTCTTATTTTTGGCAAAGCTAACCTAGAGGAGGCATAAACAATAGCTACAATCTTACATGACTATGAGAAATCTTTGGGGCAAATGGTTAATTTTGATAAATCAAAAATTTTTTTCAGTAGTGGAGTGCCTGAAGCAATAAGATACCAACTTTTATCAATGCTTCGTGTGAAGGAGACTAGAGGTCTGCCCCGATATCTTGGTCTTCCAACTATTGTGAGGAGGTCTAAGAAGGTTGTTTTTACGACAATTAAGGAAAGGATTTTACGATGTCTTGCAGGTTGGAAGGAGCAACTTTTATCTATTGGTGGT of the Euphorbia lathyris chromosome 7, ddEupLath1.1, whole genome shotgun sequence genome contains:
- the LOC136235112 gene encoding alcohol dehydrogenase class-P, which encodes MSDTVGQVIRCKAAVAWEAGKPLIIEQVEVAPPQVNEVRLKILFTSLCHTDVYFWEAKGQAPLFPRIFGHEASGIVESVGPGVTDLRPGDHVLPVFTGECGDCRHCKSEESNMCDLLRINTDRGVMLTDGKSRFSINGKPIYHFLGTSTFSEYTVVHVGCVAKINPEAPLDKVCVLSCGISTGLGATLNVAKPKKGQSVAIFGLGAVGLAAAEGARIAGASRIIGVDLNPSRFEQAKQFGVTEFVNPKDYDRPVQQVIADMTDGGVDRSVECTGSIQAMMSAFECVHDGWGVAVLVGVPNKDDAFKTHPVNLLNERTLKGTFFGNYKPRTDLPSVVEKYMNKELEVEKFITHSIHFSEINKAFEYMLKGESLRCIISME